One genomic segment of Drosophila willistoni isolate 14030-0811.24 chromosome 2R unlocalized genomic scaffold, UCI_dwil_1.1 Seg200, whole genome shotgun sequence includes these proteins:
- the LOC6643552 gene encoding protein croquemort: MCCNCCSVTQQKIWVFGSGTFLAVFGLLCIILWPSFIDTQIMKALPLTPTSKTFEKWEELPIPVYVYMYLWNWTNADDVSANGVKPMFEQLGPYVYREERKKMDLEWHDNNTVTFNPQRTWFWEEELSGGKQSDIVTVPHLPSIAAASQMRDSPKLMKIFFNQALNSNGGCLAATHTAAEWLFEGFYDEFLHYAKELNNPLAPAIEDDHFAWFLNRNGSKDFEGAFTVHTGVGNIKQMGDIQFWKGQNHTGWYEGDCGRLNGSTTDLFVPDEPLEKPLTIFIPDTCRIINLEFTGESYEIEGITGWKYEVTPNTFDNGQINGNMKCYCPLERQPDNCPQAGATDLSPCAEGVPMFLSADHFMYADESYSNTIIGFQPDYEKNNFFIIMERKLGVPMQVNAAVMITLYMEEDTDIDILKGIPSFYAPLFTTASRAVINKELAKELKLALNLPTIGRYTGVGMLCLGCILIGIGIILTWKRKWHGQSAADKAALIHHQNEPESGGIQQYPEVVRQQN, translated from the exons ATGTGTTGTAATTGCTGCAGTGTGACCCAACAAAAGATCTGGGTATTTGGAAGTGGAACTTTTTTGGCCGTATTTGGATTACTATGCATaatattatggccaagttTCATAGACACACAGATTATGAAG GCATTGCCGTTAACGCCCACTTCGAAGACTTTTGAAAAATGGGAAGAGCTACCCATACCAGTTTATGTGTACATGTATCTATGGAATTGGACCAATGCCGATGATGTGTCCGCCAATGGTGTAAAACCGATGTTTGAACAACTTGGGCCCTATGTGTATAGGGAGGAACGCAAGAAAATGGATTTAGAATGGCATGATAATAACACAGTGACATTTAATCCACAAAGAACTTGGTTCTGGGAGGAGGAACTATCGGGTGGCAAGCAAAGTGATATCGTTACAGTGCCTCATTTGCCCTCTATA GCAGCTGCAAGTCAAATGCGCGACAGCCctaaattaatgaaaattttttttaatcaagCACTGAATTCGAATGGAGGTTGTCTGGCAGCCACACATACAGCAGCCGAATGGCTTTTCGAAGGATTTTACGATGAATTCTTGCACTATGCTAAGGAACTGAATAATCCTTTGGCTCCAGCAATTGAGGATGATCATTTTGCGTGGTTTTTAAATCGCAATGGTTCGAAGGACTTTGAAGGAGCATTTACTGTACATACTGGTGTGGGTAATATCAAACAAATGGGAGACATTCAATTCTGGAAAGGACAGAATCATACAGGCTGGTATGAAGGTGACTGTGGACGACTAAATGGTAGCACCACCGATCTCTTTGTCCCCGATGAACCGTTAGAGAAACCATTAACCATATTCATACCAGACACTTGTCGAATTATTAATCTCGAATTTACTGGGGAAAGTTATGAAATTGAAGGCATTACAGGATGGAAATATGAAGTGACTCCAAATACCTTTGATAATGGCCAAATAAATGGTAATATGAAATGTTATTGCCCCCTGGAGAGGCAACCAGATAATTGTCCACAAGCTGGAGCCACTGACTTGAGCCCTTGTGCCGAGGGTGTTCCCATGTTTCTGTCAGCTGATCATTTCATGTATGCCGATGAAAGTTATTCAAATACCATCATCGGTTTTCAACCAGACTATGAAAAGAATAATTTCTTTATCATTATGGAAAGAAAACTTGGTGTCCCAATGCAAGTGAATGCAGCAGTTATGATTACGTTATACATGGAGGAAGATACAGATATTGA CATTCTCAAAGGCATTCCCAGTTTCTATGCACCTCTATTTACCACTGCCAGCCGAGCTGTTATCAACAAAGAGTTGGCCAAGGAATTAAAG TTGGCACTTAATTTACCCACAATTGGACGTTATACAGGAGTGGGTATGTTATGTTTGGGATGCATTCTAATTGGCATTGGCATTATTCTTACATGGAAACGTAAATGGCATGGACAAAGTGCGGCCGATAAGGCAGCTCTTATACATCATCAGAATGAGCCAGAATCCGGTGGTATACAGCAATACCCTGAAGTTGTAAGGcagcaaaattaa
- the LOC6643553 gene encoding phosrestin-2 has product MVVNFKVFKKCSPNNMITLYMNRREFVDSVTQVEPIDGIVVLDDEYVRQNRKIFVQLVCNFRYGREDDEMIGLRFQKELTLVSQQVCPQQKQDLQLTKMQERLLKKLGSNAFPFIMQMPPSSPASVVLQQRASDESQPCGVQYFVKIFTGDSDCDRSHRRSTINLGIRKVQYAPTKQGIQPCTVVRKDFLLSPGELELEVTLDKQLYHHGEKIAVNICVRNNSNKVVKKVKAMVQQGVDVVLFQNGQFRNTIAFMETSEGCPLNPGSSLQKVMYLVPTLVANCDRAGIAVEGDIKRKDTALASTTLIASQDARDAFGIIVSYAVKVKLFLGALGGELCAELPFILMHPKPSRKAQLEAEGSIEA; this is encoded by the exons ATGGTCGTCAACTTTAAAGTGTTTAAGAAATGTTCACCGAACAACATGATCACGCTCTATATGAATAGGCGTGAATTTGTGGATTCGGTGACACAAGTAGAACCAATTG ATGGCATCGTTGTACTGGATGATGAGTACGTGCGTCAGAATCGTAAAATCTTTGTTCAGCTTGTCTGCAATTTTCGTTATGGACGCGAAGATGATGAAATGATCGGACTGCGTTTCCAAAAGGAGTTGACTTTGGTCTCGCAGCAGGTTTGcccacaacaaaaacaagatttGCAACTGACCAAAATGCAGGAGCGTCTACTCAAGAAACTGGGCTCCAATGCATTCCCCTTTATTATGCAAATGCCTCCCAGTTCCCCAGCATCGGTGGTGCTGCAACAGCGGGCCAGTGACGAGAGTCAGCCATGCGGTGTGCAGTACTTTGTGAAGATTTTCACCGGCGACAGTGATTGCGATCGTTCGCATCGTCGCAGCACCATCAATTTGGGCATCCGCAAGGTGCAGTACGCACCAACCAAACAGGGCATTCAGCCCTGCACAGTGGTACGTAAGGATTTCCTTTTGTCGCCCGGTGAACTGGAATTGGAAGTGACTCTGGACAAACAACTGTATCATCATGGTGAAAAGATTGCGGTCAATATTTGTGTACGAAACAATTCGAACAAGGTTGTAAAGAAGGTCAAGGCTATGGTGCAGCAAGGTGTCGATGTGGTACTCTTCCAAAATGGACAATTCCGAAATACAATTGCCTTCATGGAGACCAGTGAGGGATGTCCCTTGAATCCGGGTTCAAGTTTGCAAAAGGTCATGTATCTAGTGCCAACTTTGGTGGCCAATTGCGATAGGGCTGGCATTGCTGTAGAGGGTGATATCAAACGCAAGGACACGGCACTGGCCTCAACTACACT TATTGCCAGCCAAGATGCTCGTGATGCCTTTGGCATAATTGTCTCCTATGCGGTTAAAGTGAAACTATTTTTGGGTGCTTTGGGCGGTGAACTGTGCGCTGAATTGCCCTTCATTCTAATGCATCCGAAG CCAAGCCGCAAGGCTCAACTGGAGGCTGAGGGCTCTATTGAAGCCTAA
- the LOC6643551 gene encoding uncharacterized protein LOC6643551: MNCTSLYVVYLVLCLYFCRFCHCQLQCNSGRAQRQKRIAIQSPSGVQLSGLDHCQYEVTPWSNQVCQVRIDFVRLELEQPQLNATSQMLECVDFLQVQQRFRICGKNNGQHLYVPLQRGQVLQLLFTLATRSPQSVWQLTLTQLECPDSMLPSSREMDPAVFAMPVQVSGLPSLQNLLPRTIFGGQSGIGSGNGPAAQLIQTLRSPSRNDLEMLAPLGCDQYWQTTTGKIVSFNFGSDNYVPNMKYSICIKGMANNEISYTIDHLSLSKTNNIDVAGVGYDADCQSLVSTVGHSSDYLLIPNSYMVNNAALRPTYYCGNGLTAEKLIARPPFVIYFSSDAQTSASETGFQLTYTVQQRQVEL, translated from the exons atgaattgtACCTCTTTGTACGTTGTGTACCTCGTGCTCTGCCTTTACTTCTGCCGTTTCTGCCACTGTCAGTTGCAATGTAATTCGGGTAGAGCGCAGCGCCAAAAACGCATTGCCATTCAGAGTCCCAGTGGCGTTCAACTGAGCGGATTGGACCACTGCCAATACGAGGTGACACCATGGAGCAACCAAGTGTGTCAAGTGCGCATCGATTTCGTGCGCCTGGAGTTGGAGCAGCCTCAATTGAATGCCACTAGTCAGATGCTAGAATGCGTGGACTTTCTGCAGGTGCAGCAGCGTTTTCGCATTTGCGGCAAAAATAACGGCCAGCATTTATATGTGCCCCTGCAACGTGGTCAAGTGCTGCAGTTGCTCTTCACGCTGGCCACACGTTCGCCACAGTCTGTGTGGCAGTTGACGCTGACCCAACTCGAATGCCCAGACTCAATGCTGCCCTCCAGCAGGGAGATGGATCCAGCAGTTTTTGCCATGCCTGTGCAAGTATCTGGTTTGCCATCCCTACAGAATCTCTTACCACGCACCATATTTGGCGGCCAATCTGGCATTGGTTCTGGCAATGGACCAGCTGCCCAATTGATCCAGACACTTAGATCACCTTCCCGTAACGATTTGGAAATGCTAGCGCCCCTCGGATGTGATCAATATTGGCAAACTACAACTGGCAAAATTGTTAGCTTTAATTTTGGCAGTGACAATTACGTGCCCAATATGAAGTATTCCATTTGTATCAAGGGCATGGCCAATAATGAGATAAG TTACACCATCGATCATTTATCTTTATCAAAGACAAATAATATCGATGTGGCCGGCGTTGGATACGATGCGGATTGTCAGAGTTTGGTATCAACAGTTGGACATTCATCGGACTATCTGCTTATACCCAATTCATATATGGTAAACAATGCAGCATTACGACCAACTTATTACTGTGGCAATGGACTGACTGCAGAGAAACTCATTGCACGTCCGCCATTTGTCATTTACTTCTCCAGCGATGCGCAGACAAGTGCATCCGAAACAGGCTTCCAGCTGACCTACACGGTCCAACAGCGGCAAGTGGAATTGTAA